One region of Vigna angularis cultivar LongXiaoDou No.4 chromosome 10, ASM1680809v1, whole genome shotgun sequence genomic DNA includes:
- the LOC108334879 gene encoding UDP-glycosyltransferase 74B1: protein MVQQSLSNVHVLVLPYPAQGHINPLLQFAKRLASKGVKATVATTHYTANSIAAPNITVEPISDGFDRAGFAEANNDVQLFLSSFRSNGSRTLSQLIKKYHQTPSPVTCIVYDSFFPWALEVAKEHGVYGAAFFTNSAAVCSIFCRIQRGLIEVPVGAEDLPLRVPGLPALDSRALPSFVRFPQSYPAYMAMKLNQFSNLDKADWMFVNTFETLESEVVEGLKELFPAKMIGPMVPSAYLDGRIKGDKGYGASLWKPLNEECSNWLEEKGPRSVVYISFGSMVSLTAEQVEEVAWGLKESGVNFLWVLRESEQGKLPCGYRDLVKDKGLIVTWCNQLELLAHQATGCFVTHCGWNSTLESLSLGVPVLCLPQWADQLPDAKFLDEIWEVGLWPKEDDNGIVRKQEFVSSLKVVMEGERSEEIRRNASKWKKLAREAVGEGGSSDKHINQFVKYLMSADKNGSLNVH from the exons atggttCAGCAGAGTCTGAGCAACGTGCACGTTCTTGTTCTGCCATACCCAGCCCAAGGCCACATCAACCCCCTCCTCCAATTCGCCAAGCGGTTAGCCTCGAAGGGCGTAAAAGCCACCGTTGCCACCACTCACTACACCGCCAACTCCATCGCCGCCCCAAACATCACCGTCGAACCCATCTCCGATGGCTTCGACAGAGCCGGCTTCGCCGAGGCCAACAACGACGTTCAACTCTTCCTCTCCTCCTTCCGAAGCAACGGTTCCAGGACCCTGTCCCAGCTCATAAAGAAGTACCACCAAACTCCCTCCCCCGTCACCTGCATTGTGTATGATTCGTTCTTCCCGTGGGCTCTCGAGGTGGCGAAGGAGCATGGCGTTTATGGGGCGGCGTTTTTCACTAACTCTGCGGCGGTGTGCAGCATTTTCTGCCGCATACAGCGTGGCTTAATTGAGGTTCCTGTTGGCGCGGAAGACCTTCCTCTGCGAGTTCCTGGGCTTCCTGCCTTGGATTCCCGTGCTCTCCCCAGTTTCGTGAGGTTCCCACAGAGCTATCCCGCTTACATGGCCATGAAGTTGAATCAGTTCTCTAACTTGGACAAAGCGGATTGGATGTTCGTCAACACCTTTGAAACATTGGAAAGCGAG GTGGTGGAGGGCTTGAAGGAGCTCTTTCCGGCGAAGATGATAGGGCCAATGGTCCCTTCTGCATACTTGGACGGGAGGATTAAAGGGGACAAAGGGTATGGAGCAAGTCTATGGAAGCCACTGAACGAAGAGTGCAGTAATTGGTTGGAAGAAAAGGGTCCTCGGTCTGTGGTGTACATCTCCTTTGGAAGCATGGTCTCATTGACAGCAGAACAGGTGGAAGAGGTGGCTTGGGGGTTGAAAGAAAGTGGTGTGAATTTCTTGTGGGTTTTAAGAGAATCTGAGCAGGGTAAATTGCCTTGTGGATACAGAGATTTAGTAAAGGATAAGGGTCTGATTGTGACATGGTGCAACCAACTTGAATTGCTGGCTCACCAAGCCACTGGTTGCTTTGTGACTCATTGTGGCTGGAATTCCACCCTTGAAAGCCTTAGCCTTGGTGTTCCTGTGTTGTGTTTGCCACAATGGGCTGATCAGTTGCCTGATGCTAAATTTTTGGATGAAATCTGGGAGGTGGGATTGTGGCCCAAGGAGGATGATAATGGAATTGTTAGGAAGCAAGAATTTGTCAGTAGTTTGAAAGTTGTGATGGagggtgaaagaagtgaagagaTAAGAAGGAATGCCAGCAAATGGAAGAAGTTGGCCAGGGAAGCAGTTGGTGAAGGTGGAAGCTCTGATAAACATATTAATCAATTTGTGAAGTATTTGATGAGTGCAGATAAGAATGGAAGTTTGAATGTTCATTGA